ACCACGTGGTGCTGATCACCGCGGGCGCCGTGGTGCTGGCGCTCGTCATGCGCCAGGGCATCATGCTGCTGGACAACATCACCCTCACGCAGGAACTGGCGCAGAAGGAGAACCACTTCCGCTCCCTGGTGCAGGGCTCCAGCGACGTCATCATGATCGCCGCGCCCAACGGCATCCTGCGCTACGTCTCCCCGGCCGCCGCCGGGGTCTACGGACGGCCCGCCGAGGACCTGGTGGGCACCGAGCTGGCCGCCCTCATCCACCCGGAGGACCTGGGCTGCGTGGTGCACGAGGTGCGCCGCTTCCTCGCCGCCAGCCCGCTCGAGGAGCCGACCACGCGCATCGAGTGCCGGTTCCGGTCCGGCGGCGGGGGCACCTCCCGGCCGGGCGAGTCCGTGAGCGGGGGAGGCTGGCTCAACGTCGAGTCCACCGTCAACCGCCACCACGGCGGCCTGATCTTCAACAGCCGGGACGTGACCGAAAGGGTGCGCCTGCAGGCCCAGTTGCAGCACAACGCCGAGCACGACCCGCTCACCGACCTGCCCAACCGCGCGCTGTTCACCCGGCGCGTGCAGCAGGCCCTGTCCGGCCGCCGGGCCACCGACCGCGGCGCCGCCCTGCGTGGTACGGCCGTGCTCTTCATCGACCTGGACGGCTTCAAGGCCGTCAACGACACGATCGGGCACCAGGCGGGGGACGAACTGCTCGTCCAGGCCGCCCGCAGACTGCACGACGCCGTCCGGCACGGGGACACCGCCTCCCGGCTCGGCGGCGACGAGTTCGCGGCCCTGATCGTCGGGGACGGCACCCGCGACCGTGCCGCCCGGGAGCGGAACATCCTGGAGCTCGCCGACCGCCTCAGGGCCACCCTCTCCCAGCCGTACTCCATCGACGGCAACGATGTCCGGGTCAACGCCTCGATCGGCGTCGCCTTCGCGGAACCGGGCCTCGGCGCGGGCGAACTGCTGCGCAACGCCGACCTCGCCATGTACCGCGCGAAGTCGGCGGGCAAGGGCCGCGTCGAGCTGTACAAGCCGCAGATGCAGCAGGACGTCGTCCGCAAGGCGGAGCTGGCCACCCGGCTGCGCGCCGCGCTGCACGACGGCGAGTTCGCGCTGCTGCACCAGCCGGTGGTCTGTCTGGAGAACGGCCGGATCACGTCGGTCTCCGCACAGGCGCGCTGGCGCTCCTCCCAGGGGGTGCTGTTCACCCCGGCGGAGTTCCTGCGCGTGGCCGAGGACGGCGACAAGACCGCCGAACTGGACCGCTGGATCCTCCAGGAGGCCGTGGAGCAGGCCGCCGAGCGGGCCGCCGCCGGGGCCGCGGTGCCGGTGACCGTACGGATGAGCGCCCGGCGACTGCTGGACCGCTCGACGCCGCTCGGGTCCGTGGAGGCGGTGCTGACCCGGCACGGGCTGCCGCCCGGCGCGCTGGTCGTCGAGCTGGCCGACACCGATCCCCGGGCCGCCTCGCTGGAGGAGCTGGAGCGGCGGCTGACCGCCCTCAGCCGGCTCGGCGTGCGGATCGCGCTGGACGGATTCGGCAGCGGCTACGCGGCGATCACGGCCCTGCGCAGGCTGCCGGTGGACATCCTCAAGCTGGACCGCGGGCTGGTCGAGGGCGTCGTGGAGTCCGCGCGGCTGCACAAGATCACCAGCGGGCTGCTGCGCATCGCGGGCGACCTCGGGCTGCAGTCCGTCGCCGAGGGCGTGGACCTGCCGGAGCAGGTGGTCGCGCTGCGCGCCATGGGCTGCACCCACGGGCAGGGCATGGCGTTCGCGGGTCCGCTGGACGAGTACCGGCTGCGCCGGGCGCTCGGATCAGGCCATTATCCGGTGCCGCACGCTCCGGCCGAGCCGGCGTTCGCGGGCGGGGGCGGCGGGGTGTGCACCAAGGGGGTGTCCGCCGTCATCGGAGGTGGCAGCGGCCTCCGCTCACATAATGAGACTCCCGTCCCACCCACTTGACACGTGGTGCGTGCCGGGGAGAGGGTCAGTTCCATGCGCACCCGAATTCTCGTACTTGGACAGCGCGTCGGCTGAGCTGGGACCCACCGGAGGAGATCCGGAATCCCCAGCGACCTCACCGGCGCGCTCCCCTCGCTTGCCTTTCGGCACGAGGGGTTTTTTGTTGCACGAGTGCCGTTCGTGCAGCGCTCGAACTCCGCCCAAACCTCGCAAAAACCCTCAGCATCGAGAAGAGAATGCCGATGACCGAGCAGGCCACCGGGGCCCATCCGCAGCCGCGGCC
Above is a genomic segment from Streptomyces collinus Tu 365 containing:
- a CDS encoding putative bifunctional diguanylate cyclase/phosphodiesterase — protein: MNAPPSLSTALDGGLRAPHLPGAPLPPRPPATGDGARLVQQLVLALVCGAYAVGSTFDWGSQAVALFMGDFGLSAAAGAAAVSCFLYARGPRVRFRPAWLLFSLSSAMAALGNAVWGWYEVVLDRPVPSPSYADLFFLCFAPPAIVGLLVLAKRPVTRAGWICLGLDAWLIGGSLLTLSWSLALAQAARFDGPSVAHTALSLAYPLLDIVLVSMVLALHFRRSPGNRTAVNTAIGALALTVMCDALFTSPLLHSSYRSGQLLDAGWFAGSLLLAYAPWAAPRRTGGPEPERHVPDGHTRVIHEHVPGQRATGHPAPPAPAPGGDHVRYPAGRPLTGSLAALTPYLAAAVCTLGILYNVLNGRRPDHVVLITAGAVVLALVMRQGIMLLDNITLTQELAQKENHFRSLVQGSSDVIMIAAPNGILRYVSPAAAGVYGRPAEDLVGTELAALIHPEDLGCVVHEVRRFLAASPLEEPTTRIECRFRSGGGGTSRPGESVSGGGWLNVESTVNRHHGGLIFNSRDVTERVRLQAQLQHNAEHDPLTDLPNRALFTRRVQQALSGRRATDRGAALRGTAVLFIDLDGFKAVNDTIGHQAGDELLVQAARRLHDAVRHGDTASRLGGDEFAALIVGDGTRDRAARERNILELADRLRATLSQPYSIDGNDVRVNASIGVAFAEPGLGAGELLRNADLAMYRAKSAGKGRVELYKPQMQQDVVRKAELATRLRAALHDGEFALLHQPVVCLENGRITSVSAQARWRSSQGVLFTPAEFLRVAEDGDKTAELDRWILQEAVEQAAERAAAGAAVPVTVRMSARRLLDRSTPLGSVEAVLTRHGLPPGALVVELADTDPRAASLEELERRLTALSRLGVRIALDGFGSGYAAITALRRLPVDILKLDRGLVEGVVESARLHKITSGLLRIAGDLGLQSVAEGVDLPEQVVALRAMGCTHGQGMAFAGPLDEYRLRRALGSGHYPVPHAPAEPAFAGGGGGVCTKGVSAVIGGGSGLRSHNETPVPPT